In a single window of the Chondrocystis sp. NIES-4102 genome:
- a CDS encoding polysaccharide biosynthesis protein, translating to MLKKFQLLDQKLSPGLKKIITSVGWLTAERILMLALSFFVGISVVRYLGPESYGKLSYSLSFAGLIGAIAKLGLDQIVVRNLVKDKEATPEILGTACILKSIGSLFTVILIAVSVWIFNNDNQIRWMTVIISVGLLFSAFETIDFWFQSKVLSKPMAIVRSTQLVITSSTKLFLIFGKYPLIAFAWVYLAEFALQAIGMIVAYYQTRQSIANWKINWSRGKDLLKDSWPLIVSGVMILIYMKIDQVMLGNMAGDNAVGNYAAAVRLSEPCYFISTAICSSVYPALIKAKQKDQQEYQNKIQQLYDFMAWISLSIALTTTLMSDNIVTALLGVEYSEAGTILKLHIWASPFVFLGIARSKWLMTENYTRFSLVATSLGAVVNVILNTWWIPDYGGIGAAVATVISYAVSSHLSCTLYPPVLSNGWMLTKALFIPFRIRQNLIYFNQIKKRLL from the coding sequence ATGCTCAAAAAATTCCAATTATTAGATCAAAAGTTAAGCCCAGGTTTAAAGAAAATTATTACCAGTGTAGGGTGGTTAACAGCAGAGCGTATTTTAATGCTAGCTCTGTCTTTTTTTGTAGGTATTAGTGTAGTTAGATACCTCGGCCCTGAAAGTTATGGTAAATTGAGCTATAGCCTAAGTTTTGCAGGATTAATAGGAGCGATCGCGAAATTAGGTTTAGATCAAATTGTTGTACGTAATCTGGTAAAAGACAAAGAGGCAACCCCAGAAATATTAGGCACTGCTTGTATTTTAAAATCAATCGGTTCTTTATTTACAGTCATTTTAATAGCCGTTAGCGTTTGGATTTTTAATAACGATAATCAAATTCGCTGGATGACTGTGATTATTAGTGTAGGGTTACTATTTTCTGCTTTTGAAACTATTGACTTTTGGTTTCAGTCAAAAGTGTTATCAAAACCGATGGCGATAGTTAGAAGTACACAACTAGTTATAACAAGTTCTACCAAATTATTTTTAATCTTTGGCAAATATCCTTTAATAGCATTTGCTTGGGTATATTTAGCAGAATTTGCTTTACAGGCGATCGGTATGATAGTAGCTTACTACCAAACTCGTCAGTCTATTGCTAACTGGAAAATTAATTGGTCTAGGGGAAAAGATTTATTAAAAGATTCTTGGCCGCTAATAGTATCTGGAGTAATGATCTTAATTTACATGAAAATAGATCAGGTAATGCTAGGTAATATGGCGGGTGATAATGCTGTAGGTAATTATGCAGCAGCCGTCAGATTATCCGAGCCTTGTTATTTCATCTCCACAGCAATTTGTTCTTCTGTATACCCAGCATTAATTAAAGCTAAACAAAAAGATCAGCAAGAATACCAAAATAAAATTCAACAGCTATATGATTTTATGGCTTGGATTTCTCTCTCTATTGCCTTGACTACAACTTTAATGTCAGATAACATTGTCACTGCCTTACTTGGTGTTGAGTATAGCGAAGCAGGGACAATACTAAAATTACACATTTGGGCTAGTCCATTTGTCTTTTTGGGCATCGCCCGCAGTAAATGGTTAATGACCGAAAACTATACTCGCTTCAGTTTAGTTGCAACATCTTTGGGTGCAGTAGTAAATGTGATCTTAAATACTTGGTGGATTCCTGATTATGGTGGAATTGGTGCAGCAGTTGCGACGGTCATTTCCTATGCCGTTTCTTCCCATTTATCTTGTACTCTATATCCTCCTGTATTAAGCAATGGCTGGATGCTAACTAAAGCCCTATTTATACCATTTCGTATTCGTCAAAATCTAATTTATTTTAATCAAATTAAAAAGAGACTGCTATAA
- a CDS encoding tetratricopeptide repeat protein yields the protein MNNQELDKESESLDYQSSLNQLNIAIQQNPQNLDFYYDRSQVYYHLGNYNAGIKDLDIVVQEQPDNVLAYMFRAYGYGRLNNYQTAITDYTKAINLCPNYAKAYFNRGSIYQQLEQYQEALADFTQAIKLDINYLDAYYNRAIVYNQLNQTQSAIADYTQVIRLNPDDAEAYYNRANTYNKLKQYQEALADYATAIRLNPQDLEAYYNRANVYHKTQQLESAIADYTYVMKYNSRHAATYYNRGTTYLTAKQYQDAIADFDQAIRLQSEYAEAYYNRAIAYSKLGKQQQAIADHQIAISLKSNYAEAYGNLGLVYQAIGNKPQAIKNLQQAATLFKQQNNKPLYKYVLDRLRAIDDRQSI from the coding sequence ATGAATAATCAAGAATTAGATAAAGAATCAGAATCACTAGATTATCAATCATCCTTAAACCAGTTAAATATTGCTATACAACAAAATCCGCAAAATCTTGATTTCTACTATGACCGTAGCCAAGTATATTATCATTTAGGCAATTATAATGCTGGAATTAAAGACTTAGATATAGTGGTGCAAGAGCAACCTGATAATGTTTTAGCCTATATGTTTCGGGCTTATGGGTATGGACGTTTAAATAATTATCAAACAGCAATTACTGATTATACTAAAGCGATCAATCTTTGTCCTAATTATGCTAAAGCTTATTTTAATCGTGGTAGTATCTATCAACAATTAGAGCAATATCAGGAGGCATTAGCTGATTTTACCCAAGCAATTAAGCTCGATATTAACTATTTAGATGCTTATTATAACCGCGCTATTGTTTATAATCAACTTAATCAGACTCAAAGTGCGATCGCTGATTACACTCAAGTAATTAGGCTTAATCCTGACGATGCCGAAGCCTATTACAATCGTGCCAATACTTATAATAAATTAAAACAATATCAGGAGGCATTAGCAGACTACGCTACAGCTATTCGCCTTAATCCTCAAGATTTAGAAGCCTATTATAATCGTGCCAATGTCTATCATAAAACCCAACAGCTAGAAAGTGCGATCGCTGATTACACCTATGTAATGAAATATAATTCTCGTCATGCAGCTACTTATTATAATCGCGGTACAACTTATTTAACTGCTAAACAATATCAGGATGCGATCGCTGATTTTGATCAAGCTATTAGGTTGCAATCTGAATACGCAGAAGCTTATTATAATCGGGCTATTGCTTATAGTAAATTGGGTAAACAGCAACAGGCGATCGCTGATCATCAAATTGCTATTAGTTTAAAGTCTAATTATGCAGAAGCTTATGGTAATTTGGGTTTGGTATATCAGGCTATAGGTAATAAACCGCAAGCTATTAAGAATTTACAGCAGGCTGCTACTTTATTTAAACAACAAAATAATAAGCCTTTATATAAGTATGTTTTGGATCGCTTAAGAGCTATTGATGATCGACAATCTATATAA
- a CDS encoding alkaline phosphatase translates to MINSPGLTTLGRYNSGIFDEGAAEIADYDPISQRLFVVNGADKTIDVLNLNNPNNPTFEFAIAIADFGDGVNSVAVKNGIVAAAIESDPSQDPGQVVFFDTDGNVLNQVTVGALPDMVTFTPDGNKVLVANEGEPNEDDPSNDPEGSVSIIDISQGITQAKVITADFQQFNGQEATLRSREVRIFPDRNFSQDVEPEYITVSSDSTTAYVTLQENNAVAVVDIESGITDIQPLGLKDFSRGLPQLTNYPIDLSEQVLGTTPAGQEILLGRFSGLFYEGETTDGKLKFIVTPDRGPNGEPTDVDGDGVKERPFPLPDYQPRLVRLTLDRATGEVEIGEQIFLDRNQGKTPLTGLPNIQAGEADTAYTDEEPVDLLGNSLDNDPFGADLESIVVAPDATFWLSDEYRPAIYHFDCNGSYIDRFVPQGTGEAGNGKEGEFGTETLPAVYAQRRSNRGFEGMALNTDNGKLYAFIQSPLDNPDVSDDSNSSNSQVLRILEVDSATGVTTGEYIYLLEGSPGVDKIGDAVYAGDGKINVIERDSGTDADAKKFIFEVDLTGATNILGTDLATANTTDTALESMTADDLAEMGIKPVTKTKVLNLPSIGYLAGDKPEGLALLPNGSLAVINDNDFGLLDSEIPLDGSVPFNQDPTQTTLGIIDFNIPNGLDASEQDGGINIRNYPVFGMYQPDSIASYEVDGETYYITANEGDARDEDTAIEDLELDPTAFPNAEELQITSQIGGLEVSNIDGDIDGDGDYDRLVSYGGRSFSIRDRTGNLVFDSGDQLEQITAQQVPELFNSNGTVDTFDSRSTAKGAEPEGVVVGEINDRTYAFIGLERTSGVVIYDVTDPAKSSFVKYINPIDPETGNALDLGPEGLKFIPSKDSPNNQPLLVVTNEVSGSTTVYQVDLPINGGKNADGSFTLQLLHAADQEAGIPAIEDAPNFSAVLNALRDDYNNTLTLSSGDAYIPSPFFSAGEAAFGGQGRGDILIQNQLGFQAIAFGNHEFDFGTATVADLISADAETDYPGTAFPYLSSNLDFSTDEDLAPLVVEDGQVAEDIPNSITGNTIINVNGEQIGVVGATTPTLSSISSPGDVTIKPLEFSSDNPQDIAALATEIQASVDSLLADNPEINKVVLLAHMQQISIEEQLSALLTDVDIIVAGGSNTLLADQSDRLRAGDIADGVYPILNTDADGNPVAVVNTDGNYKYVGRLVVDFDENGIIIPDSIDPEISGAYATDSEGVTAVEGTVDPKIVEITSQLETAIAEQEGNIFGKTDVFLNGSREDVRTQETNFGNLTADANLAYAQTIDPDVLISLKNGGGIRDNIGTVIAPPGSTNVDDVQKLPTQANELAGKQEGDISQLDIANSLRFNNGLTILTVTAAELLAVIEHGVAESGEGETPGSFPQVAGIEFSFDSDLPAGERVVSLAVKDAEGNIIDTIVENGELVGDDTRTFRVVTLSFLADGGDDYSFPNRDRIDLALDEDADRSGNAVFAPDGSEQDVLAEYLLQNYSDNAFTTEDLSPELDTRIQNLNLRNDGVLSEGTVNNNVTGIIDPLIDLTGLENQSTTFSVSDENYTLGVYQLNADGSVIDPLSGNSIMPGEDGYTQAAIANPLELDSITASEFTAKLSGDSLYAPYIIVDGTVDQLIDQDISNDPAVYFPYTQASSGNQDYIRALDDLSWEFGDLSSNEIQDLLVKADVA, encoded by the coding sequence ATGATAAATTCACCTGGCTTAACAACACTAGGTAGATACAATTCGGGCATTTTCGATGAAGGTGCTGCGGAAATTGCTGACTATGATCCCATTAGTCAACGCCTATTTGTAGTTAATGGCGCAGATAAAACTATAGATGTTTTAAACTTAAATAATCCTAATAATCCCACATTTGAATTTGCTATTGCGATCGCTGATTTTGGTGATGGTGTTAATAGTGTTGCAGTTAAAAATGGCATAGTTGCAGCAGCTATTGAAAGTGATCCCTCACAAGATCCTGGTCAAGTAGTATTCTTTGATACCGATGGTAACGTCTTAAATCAAGTCACAGTTGGGGCATTACCCGACATGGTTACTTTTACCCCCGATGGTAATAAAGTACTAGTAGCTAATGAAGGTGAACCAAACGAAGATGATCCCAGTAATGATCCCGAAGGTTCTGTTAGCATTATCGATATTTCCCAAGGAATCACCCAGGCTAAAGTAATTACTGCCGATTTTCAGCAGTTTAACGGGCAAGAAGCAACATTAAGAAGCAGGGAAGTAAGAATTTTCCCAGATCGCAATTTTTCCCAAGATGTTGAACCAGAATATATTACAGTAAGTTCCGATAGCACTACTGCCTACGTCACCTTACAGGAAAATAATGCTGTTGCAGTAGTAGATATTGAATCAGGAATTACAGATATCCAACCTCTAGGGTTAAAAGATTTTAGTCGCGGACTACCCCAGCTTACTAATTATCCCATAGATTTAAGCGAGCAAGTTCTGGGAACAACTCCCGCAGGTCAAGAAATCCTCTTAGGTAGGTTTTCGGGATTATTCTACGAAGGAGAAACGACAGATGGCAAATTAAAATTTATTGTAACTCCAGATCGAGGACCCAATGGCGAACCCACTGATGTAGATGGCGATGGCGTTAAGGAAAGACCTTTCCCTTTACCAGATTATCAACCTAGGCTAGTTCGTTTAACTTTAGATCGTGCTACGGGAGAAGTTGAAATTGGGGAACAAATATTTTTAGATCGCAACCAAGGTAAAACCCCTCTAACTGGATTACCTAATATACAAGCAGGAGAAGCAGATACAGCTTATACCGATGAAGAACCAGTCGATTTATTGGGTAATAGCTTAGATAACGATCCTTTTGGTGCTGATCTCGAATCAATTGTTGTCGCCCCCGATGCTACATTTTGGTTATCCGACGAATATCGTCCTGCTATTTATCATTTTGATTGTAATGGGTCGTATATAGATCGTTTTGTTCCCCAAGGTACTGGTGAAGCAGGTAATGGGAAAGAGGGAGAATTTGGGACAGAAACATTACCCGCAGTATATGCCCAGCGTCGCAGCAATCGAGGTTTTGAAGGGATGGCATTGAATACCGATAACGGTAAGCTATACGCCTTTATCCAAAGTCCCCTTGATAATCCTGACGTAAGTGACGATAGTAATTCTAGTAATTCCCAAGTTTTGCGGATATTAGAAGTAGATTCTGCTACAGGAGTTACCACAGGAGAATATATTTACCTCCTCGAAGGTTCACCAGGAGTAGATAAGATTGGGGATGCGGTATATGCAGGCGACGGCAAAATTAATGTCATAGAGAGGGATTCGGGGACAGATGCCGATGCGAAAAAGTTTATTTTTGAAGTTGATTTAACTGGTGCAACTAATATACTGGGTACGGATTTAGCTACAGCTAATACTACAGATACAGCTTTAGAAAGTATGACTGCTGATGATTTGGCAGAGATGGGAATTAAGCCTGTTACTAAAACTAAAGTTCTTAATTTACCTTCTATTGGTTATTTAGCAGGAGATAAACCCGAAGGATTAGCCTTGTTACCCAATGGTTCGTTAGCAGTAATTAATGATAATGATTTTGGCTTATTAGATTCAGAAATTCCTCTAGATGGTTCTGTTCCTTTTAATCAAGATCCTACCCAGACTACTTTAGGAATTATTGATTTTAATATTCCCAATGGTTTAGATGCTAGTGAACAAGATGGTGGGATTAATATTCGCAACTATCCCGTCTTTGGAATGTATCAACCAGATAGTATTGCAAGTTACGAAGTAGATGGGGAAACCTACTACATCACCGCTAATGAAGGGGATGCCCGTGACGAAGATACTGCTATAGAAGATTTAGAATTAGATCCTACCGCTTTTCCCAACGCCGAAGAACTACAAATTACTAGCCAGATAGGCGGTTTAGAAGTATCTAATATTGATGGAGACATTGACGGCGATGGAGATTATGACCGCTTGGTTTCCTATGGCGGACGTTCTTTTAGTATTCGCGATCGCACTGGTAATTTAGTTTTTGATAGTGGTGATCAATTAGAACAAATTACCGCCCAACAAGTCCCTGAACTATTTAATTCTAACGGCACGGTAGATACTTTCGATAGTCGTAGCACCGCCAAGGGGGCAGAACCTGAAGGTGTGGTTGTAGGGGAAATAAACGATCGCACCTACGCTTTTATTGGTTTAGAAAGAACTAGCGGGGTTGTGATTTATGATGTTACTGATCCTGCTAAAAGTTCCTTTGTTAAATATATTAATCCTATTGATCCAGAAACAGGTAACGCCCTAGATTTAGGGCCAGAAGGGTTAAAATTTATTCCTTCAAAGGATAGTCCTAATAATCAACCTTTGTTAGTCGTGACTAATGAAGTGAGTGGTTCTACCACAGTGTATCAAGTCGATCTCCCAATCAATGGTGGTAAAAATGCCGATGGTAGTTTTACACTACAACTTCTCCACGCAGCCGATCAAGAAGCAGGTATCCCTGCAATAGAAGATGCACCCAATTTTAGTGCTGTACTAAATGCCCTACGGGACGATTACAACAATACCTTAACCTTGTCTTCGGGTGATGCTTATATTCCCAGTCCTTTCTTTTCGGCTGGAGAAGCAGCTTTTGGAGGACAAGGAAGGGGTGATATCCTAATTCAAAACCAATTAGGTTTTCAAGCGATCGCTTTTGGTAATCATGAGTTTGATTTTGGGACAGCAACAGTTGCAGATTTAATTTCTGCTGATGCGGAAACTGATTATCCTGGTACAGCTTTTCCCTACCTTAGTTCTAACTTAGATTTTAGTACCGACGAAGATTTAGCACCCCTGGTGGTTGAAGATGGACAAGTAGCCGAAGATATCCCCAATAGTATTACAGGCAACACTATTATTAATGTCAACGGTGAACAGATTGGGGTTGTGGGTGCAACTACTCCCACCTTATCCAGTATTTCCTCTCCTGGAGATGTTACCATCAAACCTTTAGAATTTAGTTCCGATAATCCCCAAGACATTGCAGCTTTAGCCACCGAAATTCAAGCCTCTGTTGATTCTTTACTCGCTGATAATCCAGAAATCAATAAAGTAGTACTGTTGGCACATATGCAGCAGATCTCGATTGAAGAACAGTTATCAGCATTACTAACCGATGTCGATATCATTGTAGCTGGCGGTTCAAATACTTTACTTGCCGACCAAAGTGATCGCCTACGGGCAGGAGATATAGCAGATGGAGTGTATCCTATTCTTAATACGGATGCTGATGGTAATCCTGTTGCAGTAGTTAATACCGATGGTAACTATAAATATGTAGGGCGTTTAGTAGTAGATTTTGATGAAAATGGAATAATTATTCCCGACAGTATCGATCCTGAAATTAGCGGGGCATATGCAACAGATAGCGAGGGAGTAACAGCAGTAGAAGGAACTGTTGATCCCAAAATCGTTGAAATTACAAGCCAATTAGAAACTGCGATCGCCGAACAGGAAGGCAATATTTTTGGTAAAACCGATGTATTTTTAAATGGTTCGAGAGAAGATGTACGAACTCAAGAAACAAACTTTGGTAATTTAACCGCCGATGCTAATTTAGCTTACGCCCAAACTATCGACCCCGATGTACTTATCTCTCTCAAAAATGGTGGTGGAATTCGTGACAATATTGGTACAGTTATCGCCCCTCCAGGTTCTACCAATGTTGATGATGTGCAAAAGTTGCCAACCCAAGCTAACGAATTAGCAGGAAAACAAGAAGGTGATATTTCCCAGCTTGATATTGCTAATAGCTTGCGTTTTAATAACGGTTTAACCATACTCACCGTTACCGCAGCAGAATTATTAGCAGTTATAGAACATGGTGTAGCTGAAAGTGGCGAGGGAGAAACCCCAGGAAGTTTTCCCCAAGTTGCAGGTATTGAATTTAGTTTTGATAGTGATTTACCAGCAGGAGAACGTGTTGTCTCTCTAGCGGTTAAAGATGCTGAGGGTAACATTATTGATACTATCGTCGAAAATGGCGAATTAGTAGGAGATGATACTCGTACTTTCCGTGTAGTTACTCTCAGTTTCCTCGCTGATGGTGGTGATGATTATTCCTTTCCTAATCGAGATCGAATAGATTTAGCTTTGGATGAAGATGCCGATCGCAGTGGTAATGCGGTTTTTGCCCCCGATGGTTCAGAACAGGATGTTTTAGCTGAGTATTTGCTACAAAACTATAGTGATAATGCTTTTACTACTGAAGATCTCAGTCCAGAATTAGACACTCGCATCCAAAATTTAAATTTGCGTAACGATGGGGTTTTATCCGAGGGAACAGTAAATAATAATGTTACTGGAATTATAGATCCTTTAATCGATTTAACAGGTTTAGAAAACCAGTCTACTACCTTTAGTGTTAGTGACGAAAATTACACCCTCGGTGTTTATCAGCTTAATGCCGATGGTAGTGTGATCGATCCTCTCTCTGGAAATTCAATTATGCCTGGAGAAGACGGTTATACTCAAGCTGCGATCGCCAATCCTTTAGAATTAGACTCTATTACCGCTAGCGAATTTACCGCAAAATTATCTGGCGATAGTCTTTACGCCCCTTATATTATTGTTGATGGTACAGTGGATCAATTAATAGATCAGGATATTAGTAACGATCCTGCTGTTTATTTCCCCTACACCCAAGCCAGTAGTGGTAATCAAGATTATATTCGCGCCCTGGATGATCTAAGTTGGGAATTTGGAGATTTATCCTCAAATGAAATTCAAGATTTATTAGTTAAGGCAGATGTTGCTTAA
- a CDS encoding alkyl hydroperoxide reductase/ thiol specific antioxidant/ Mal allergen — translation MVTEGCLRVGQQAPEFMATAVYDQEFKTVKLSDYRGQYVVLFFYPLDFTFVCPTEIIAFSDRFEEFKAINTEILGVSVDSEFAHLAWMQTERKEGGIGDIAYPLISDIKKELSIAYNVLDPDAGVALRGLFIIDKEGIIQHATINNLSFGRSVDETLRTLKAIQYVQSNPNEVCPAGWQEGDQTMNPDPVKSKVYFSSVG, via the coding sequence ATGGTTACAGAAGGCTGTTTAAGAGTAGGACAACAAGCTCCTGAATTTATGGCAACGGCTGTATATGATCAAGAATTTAAGACTGTCAAGTTATCGGATTATCGTGGTCAGTATGTAGTTTTATTTTTCTATCCTTTAGATTTTACTTTTGTTTGTCCTACAGAAATTATCGCTTTTAGCGATCGCTTTGAAGAGTTTAAGGCGATCAATACGGAAATTTTAGGTGTATCGGTAGACAGTGAATTTGCACATTTAGCTTGGATGCAAACTGAGCGCAAGGAAGGTGGCATTGGTGATATTGCCTATCCTTTGATTTCTGATATTAAAAAAGAATTAAGTATTGCTTATAATGTTCTCGATCCCGATGCAGGCGTTGCCCTACGAGGACTATTTATCATTGATAAAGAAGGTATAATTCAACACGCAACTATTAATAATCTTTCCTTTGGTCGTAGTGTAGATGAAACTCTTCGCACTTTAAAAGCTATTCAATACGTACAGAGTAATCCTAATGAGGTATGTCCTGCGGGTTGGCAAGAAGGGGATCAAACTATGAATCCTGATCCTGTTAAATCTAAGGTTTATTTCTCTTCTGTAGGGTAA
- a CDS encoding response regulator receiver modulated diguanylate cyclase/phosphodiesterase: MNTTQAKDLPANILIVDDTLDNLELLAAILKKRGYQTHCVDNGLEALEIARSGWAELILLDIQMPNMDGYQVCEQLKAEASTREIPVIFISALDSFADKQKAFKAGGIDYINKPFELKEVVVRVSNQIAIQASTRQIIQLNNQLEQKVKERTAELEQSNQQLQAEINRRQQAQDRLLQMALYDPITGYANRNSFVSKLKQALRVTEQQPNYFFAVILLECDRFKNIKRTISHIDSNQLLMAIAQAIHSCLPESSLLSRLEGEEFGIFLDEINDLQEAIALVEEIQDKLTKPFIIKQQKILINVNIGIAIGNKDYRDTDRLLNDADIAMQKAKEAHSDRYLVFKPQMYIQIQQDMEFSKQEMALKQAIKNQEFINYYLPIVSLKTQKVVELEALVRWHHPQQGVIAPQDFIEIAEKMGLMNAIGNLVLRQACQHIKSWQHTNKDQKDLCIGINLSAKQLFHSSLISKIDMILRKTRLQGHHIKFDIAENVFFEQPNTALSLLQELKKRRVKLCLDNFGVGYSSLTCLHTFPFDELKIDRSLIAHIGQEKPNLQQEKATTMLLNQIITIAHQMNMVVTATGVENNYQLNLLRELGCDYGQGYVISKLLNKDAVEKFLLWFTTNAM; this comes from the coding sequence TTGAATACAACTCAGGCTAAAGATTTGCCAGCAAATATTCTAATTGTTGATGACACTCTAGATAATTTAGAGTTACTTGCTGCTATTCTTAAAAAACGAGGTTATCAGACTCATTGTGTCGATAATGGGTTAGAAGCATTAGAAATTGCTCGTTCTGGTTGGGCTGAATTGATTTTGTTAGATATTCAGATGCCCAATATGGACGGTTATCAAGTTTGTGAGCAATTGAAGGCAGAAGCGAGTACTCGCGAGATACCCGTTATATTTATCAGTGCTTTAGATAGTTTTGCCGATAAACAAAAAGCATTTAAGGCTGGAGGTATTGATTATATTAACAAGCCTTTTGAACTTAAAGAGGTTGTGGTTAGAGTAAGTAATCAAATAGCTATTCAAGCTAGTACTCGTCAAATTATTCAGCTAAATAATCAATTAGAGCAAAAGGTAAAAGAACGTACGGCGGAATTAGAACAAAGTAATCAACAGTTACAAGCAGAAATTAATCGTCGTCAACAAGCTCAAGATCGACTGCTACAAATGGCTCTTTATGATCCGATTACTGGTTATGCCAACCGTAATTCCTTTGTAAGTAAACTCAAACAAGCTTTAAGAGTCACAGAACAACAGCCTAATTATTTCTTTGCAGTAATTTTATTAGAATGCGATCGCTTTAAAAATATTAAGCGTACCATTAGCCATATTGATAGTAATCAACTTTTGATGGCAATTGCTCAGGCGATTCATTCCTGTTTACCTGAATCTAGTTTACTTAGTCGTTTGGAGGGAGAAGAATTTGGGATTTTCCTCGATGAAATTAATGATCTACAAGAGGCGATCGCTTTAGTTGAAGAAATCCAGGATAAATTAACCAAGCCTTTTATCATTAAACAACAAAAAATTCTGATCAACGTCAATATTGGAATTGCGATCGGTAATAAAGACTACCGCGATACAGATCGTTTACTCAATGATGCTGATATTGCCATGCAGAAAGCTAAAGAAGCGCATAGCGATCGCTATTTGGTGTTTAAACCCCAAATGTATATTCAAATCCAGCAGGATATGGAGTTTAGTAAACAGGAAATGGCACTTAAGCAAGCGATTAAAAATCAGGAATTTATTAATTATTACTTACCTATTGTTTCCCTAAAGACACAGAAAGTCGTAGAATTAGAGGCTTTGGTTCGTTGGCATCATCCCCAACAAGGAGTAATAGCACCTCAAGATTTTATAGAGATCGCCGAAAAAATGGGATTGATGAATGCGATCGGTAATTTGGTTTTAAGGCAAGCCTGTCAACATATAAAATCTTGGCAACATACAAATAAAGATCAAAAGGATTTATGTATCGGCATCAATTTATCGGCTAAACAGCTTTTTCACTCCAGTTTGATTTCTAAAATTGATATGATTCTTAGAAAAACCAGACTTCAAGGGCATCACATTAAATTTGATATAGCAGAAAATGTGTTTTTTGAGCAGCCGAATACCGCTCTAAGTCTGTTACAGGAGTTAAAAAAACGTCGTGTAAAACTTTGTTTAGATAATTTTGGGGTGGGTTATTCTTCTCTTACTTGTTTACACACTTTTCCCTTTGATGAATTAAAAATAGATCGTTCTTTAATTGCTCATATTGGTCAAGAAAAACCTAATCTTCAGCAAGAAAAAGCGACAACTATGTTACTAAATCAGATAATTACCATTGCCCATCAAATGAATATGGTGGTAACGGCTACAGGTGTAGAAAATAATTATCAGCTAAATTTACTGAGAGAATTAGGTTGTGATTATGGACAAGGGTATGTGATTTCTAAACTATTAAATAAAGATGCGGTAGAAAAGTTTCTTTTGTGGTTCACTACTAATGCAATGTGA